In Oryza sativa Japonica Group chromosome 11, ASM3414082v1, the following are encoded in one genomic region:
- the LOC136354134 gene encoding disease resistance protein PIK6-NP-like, translating into MEGFGENIMVSALAGMMSPLLGKLSYLIEKEYAELKGVRKKLEQLRKELMAINLVLEKYASMENYDLQLKAWMIEMHELAYDMEDIIDLFTYRIDHEPASTTVGVKRIILKILRKVRKIHHRHKFAKQIHQLQVLVNEAYKQQKRYRLEEGISSKPHTEIDPRLPALYVEVEKLLGVEGPSKEIMEQLIGEKPTRQHRVVSAVGSGGSGKTTLVKQVYERIKGQFSCSAFLSVSQKPNINNLLRELLSRIWDGSGSSGATELYSDKQLIDKLRACLDNERYSILKEFVVVVVQILVDSFACSIYAPAPAPPLLELELSQTVSAPPKLGVELSRALSQNELELWSWV; encoded by the exons ATGGAAGGATTTGGGGAGAACATCATGGTGAGCGCCTTGGCAGGGATGATGAGCCCTTTGCTTGGCAAGCTCAGTTATCTGATCGAGAAGGAATATGCTGAGCTCAAGGGTGTGAGGAAGAAACTAGAGCAGCTCAGGAAAGAGCTCATGGCAATCAACCTTGTGCTGGAGAAGTACGCGAGCATGGAGAATTATGATTTGCAACTGAAGGCCTGGATGATAGAGATGCACGAGCTAGCCTACGACATGGAGGATATCATAGATCTCTTCACCTACCGCATTGATCATGAGCCAGCCAGTACCACAGTAGGAGTCAAGAGAATCATCCTTAAGATCCTTCGCAAAGTAAGGAAGATTCACCATCGACACAAGTTTGCTAAGCAGATACATCAACTTCAAGTTCTTGTAAATGAAGCATACAAACAGCAAAAGAGATATAGGCTCGAAGAAGGCATCTCTAGCAAGCCACACACAGAGATTGATCCTCGGTTGCCAGCGCTCTATGTCGAGGTCGAAAAACTCTTGGGCGTCGAAGGCCCAAGCAAGGAAATTATGGAACAGTTAATTGGTGAGAAGCCTACAAGGCAGCATAGGGTCGTGTCCGCTGTCGGATCTGGAGGTTCAGGCAAGACAACCCTCGTGAAACAGGTGTATGAGAGAATCAAAGGTCAATTCTCTTGTTCAGCGTTTTTGTCTGTATCTCAAAAGCCTAACATAAATAACCTTCTGAGGGAGTTGCTATCTCGAATTTGGGACGGAAGTGGAAGTTCAGGAGCAACAGAACTATATAGTGATAAACAACTCATCGACAAGCTAAGAGCATGTCTTGATAATGAAAG GTACTCTATACTGAAGGAATTTGTTGTTGTAGTTGTTCAGATCCTAGTGGATAGTTTCGC CTGCTCTATCTatgctccagctccagctccacccctcctggagctggagcttagCCAAActgtttcagctccaccaaaactgggagtggagctgagtagagctctctcacaaaatgaactagagttgtggagctgggtttag
- the LOC4350156 gene encoding disease resistance protein RGA5-like, whose protein sequence is MGGVGEKIIMSALLGVMSPLLGKLGNLIEKEYAELKGARKKLEQLMKELMAINLALEKYSGMENFDVQVKAWTIEMHELAYDMEDSIDLFSYCIDHEPVSTTMGVKRVILKILRKLKKIHHRHKFAKQMHQLQVLANEAYNRQKRYKLEEGSSSNSFVEIDPRLPALYVEVQKLVGIEGPSKEIIEQLIGEEPTWHRRVVSVVGSGGSGKTTLAKQVYERIRGQFSCAAFVSVSQKPNINNLLRELLSRIGSNSESLGARELYSDQQLIDKLRACLENERYLVVIDDIWQKSAWETIQCALPKNNHASRIITTTRIKSVGQFCCTSDEGFVYQMKPLTKSDSENLFLKRTFSSEENSPSQLQEVINKILYKCDGLPLAIITLASLLADKPRRKEEWERVLNYIGSMPKKDSKLEVMDKILSLSYNDLPHHMKNCFLYLSTFPEDHEIRKDILVWKWIAEGFIITKQGFTLEEVAESYFYELINRSLVQPVNMVHGAIEQGCKVHDIVLNFIISRSVEDNFLTMVDGQELPSPKSRIRRLSVWNKQEFPRFISKGSMNLPYIRAISICHIDGWTMPSVLNLPVLRVLDLEGCRALRNDHLDCIVSLFHLKYLRLSKTSIDRLPAQIGKLEYLQMLDVSSTQVRLLPESVIQLKRLMRLVGNELILSDGFANMESLQELGVLDACNCSINFGKDLELLSNLRVLRIMFRCEEITSDPDARKKSLMSSLCKLGGNSLRSLYYQSSTTGVDCSADSWCPPPILLQKFEYRGVRYFSSFPKWIKHSLVDLAYLDFRIERMERKDLHVLESLPALTVLCVTVKRVPEDGLMIRHGAFQCLTRLEFCNTDGPGLTFEADMTRLEWLKLEFNADKAQATYGSLVVGIQHLCSLKCIDLTIGMLSEDENDPPKEIIKSVIGDKIKMLPHNPKVNITFL, encoded by the exons atgggaggaGTTGGGGAGAAGATCATAATGAGTGCCTTGTTAGGGGTGATGAGCCCTTTGCTTGGCAAGCTAGGTAACCTGATTGAGAAAGAGTATGCTGAGCTAAAGGGCGCGAGGAAGAAGCTAGAGCAGCTCATGAAAGAACTCATGGCCATCAACCTTGCGCTGGAGAAGTACTCAGGCATGGAGAATTTTGATGTGCAAGTGAAGGCTTGGACAATAGAGATGCATGAGCTGGCCTATGACATGGAGGATAGCATAGATCTCTTCAGTTACTGCATAGACCACGAGCCAGTGAGCACCACCATGGGAGTCAAGAGGGTCATCCTCAAGATCCTTCGCAAGTTGAAGAAGATTCACCATCGACACAAGTTTGCTAAGCAAATGCATCAACTTCAAGTTCTTGCCAATGAAGCATACAATCGGCAAAAGAGATACAAGCTTGAAGAAGGCAGCTCTAGCAACTCTTTTGTGGAGATTGATCCTCGGTTGCCAGCACTCTATGTGGAAGTTCAAAAACTTGTGGGCATCGAGGGCCCAAGCAAAGAAATCATTGAACAGTTAATTGGTGAGGAACCTACGTGGCATCGTAGGGTTGTGTCCGTTGTCGGATCTGGAGGTTCAGGTAAGACTACCCTCGCTAAACAGGTGTATGAGAGAATCAGAGGTCAATTCTCTTGTGCAGCGTTTGTATCTGTATCACAAAAGCCTAACATAAATAACCTTCTGAGGGAGTTGCTCTCTCGAATTGGAAGCAACAGTGAAAGTTTAGGAGCAAGAGAATTATATAGTGACCAACAACTCATCGACAAGCTAAGAGCATGTCTTGAAAATGAAAG GTATCTTGTTGTGATTGATGACATATGGCAAAAGTCGGCATGGGAAACAATACAATGCGCTCTTCCTAAAAACAACCATGCAAGTAGAATAATCACAACAACACGCATCAAAAGTGTAGGTCAATTCTGTTGCACTTCAGATGAGGGCTTTGTTTACCAAATGAAACCTCTTACCAAAAGTGATTCTGAAAATTTATTTCTCAAAAGGACTTTTAGTTCTGAAGAAAATAGCCCCAGTCAGCTGCAGGAGGTTATCAATAAGATACTTTACAAATGTGATGGTTTGCCATTGGCTATTATTACTTTAGCTAGCTTGCTAGCTGATAAACCAAGAAGAAAGGAAGAATGGGAGAGAGTTCTAAATTATATAGGTTCTATGCCAAAAAAGGATAGTAAGCTGGAGGTAATGGATAAGATATTGTCTTTGAGTTACAACGATCTACCCCACCATATGAAAAATTGCTTCCTTTACCTGAGTACTTTTCCGGAGGATCATGAGATTCGCAAAGATATCTTGGTATGGAAATGGATAGCTGAAGGGTTCATCATCACAAAACAAGGGTTTACTTTGGAGGAAGTTGCAGAAAGCTACTTTTATGAGCTCATAAATAGGAGTTTGGTCCAACCTGTTAATATGGTACATGGGGCAATTGAACAGGGATGCAAAGTTCATGATATAGTACTCAATTTCATAATCTCTCGGTCAGTTGAAGATAATTTTTTGACTATGGTGGATGGTCAGGAACTCCCATCTCCAAAGTCAAGGATTCGACGTCTCTCTGTTTGGAACAAGCAAGAATTTCCAAGGTTTATATCGAAAGGAAGCATGAATTTGCCCTATATCCGTGCAATTAGTATATGCCATATTGATGGCTGGACAATGCCCTCAGTTTTAAACCTTCCTGTTCTTCGAGTGTTAGATCTAGAGGGTTGCCGTGCTTTGAGGAATGATCATCTTGATTGCATTGTAAGTTTATTTCATCTCAAATACCTGAGGCTTTCTAAGACAAGTATTGATAGGCTACCGGCCCAAATTGGGAAGCTTGAGTATTTGCAGATGCTCGATGTAAGCTCAACCCAAGTAAGATTGCTGCCAGAAAGTGTTATTCAGCTAAAGAGACTGATGCGCCTTGTTGGCAATGAACTCATACTGTCAGATGGGTTTGCTAACATGGAATCTCTTCAGGAGTTGGGGGTTCTTGATGCTTGCAACTGCTCCATAAATTTTGGGAAAGATCTTGAACTTCTGAGCAATCTGAGGGTGCTTCGAATAATGTTTAGGTGTGAAGAAATTACTAGTGATCCAGATGCTAGAAAGAAATCTTTGATGTCATCCCTCTGCAAACTTGGGGGTAACAGCCTTCGGTCTCTGTATTATCAGAGCTCTACCACCGGTGTCGATTGTTCAGCAGATTCATGGTGCCCTCCTCCTATTCTCCTCCAAAAGTTTGAGTACAGAGGTGTTCGCTACTTCTCCAGCTTTCCAAAATGGATCAAACACTCGCTCGTCGATCTCGCCTACTTGGATTTCAGGATTGAACGTATGGAAAGGAAAGATTTGCATGTTCTTGAAAGTTTGCCTGCACTAACTGTCCTATGCGTAACCGTGAAGCGAGTTCCTGAAGATGGACTTATGATCAGACACGGTGCATTCCAATGTCTAACACGCCTTGAATTTTGTAATACAGATGGACCTGGTTTGACGTTTGAAGCAGATATGACCAGGCTTGAGTGGCTTAAACTTGAATTCAATGCGGATAAAGCACAAGCAACATATGGCAGTTTAGTGGTTGGTATTCAGCACTTATGTTCTCTTAAATGTATTGATCTCACTATTGGGATGTTATCTGAAGATGAAAATGATCCACCGAAGGAGATTATCAAGTCTGTTATCGGTGACAAAATCAAGATGCTTCCCCATAATCCCAAGGTTAACATCACATTTTTGTAG